One region of Streptomyces davaonensis JCM 4913 genomic DNA includes:
- a CDS encoding SDR family NAD(P)-dependent oxidoreductase, whose protein sequence is MTDTTRFDGYGVLVTGAARGIGAAIARRFAAEGARALVTDVDEEEAERTASALRKEGLRAEAYKCDVGDRASVESAVAHAVAAFGSLDVLVNNAYGCTPDEPLFEDEPDDVWARDLDLTLTGAYRCCRAALPHLAASGRGAIVSIGSVNGIQSFGNHAYSAAKAGLGSLTRTLAAHAAPRGVRVNLVAPGTVRTTAWAGREADLEAFRHVYPLGRVGEPDDIAAAVTFLASRDASWITGTTLVVDGGLTAVNTGFRATVPVDDAE, encoded by the coding sequence ATGACGGACACAACACGCTTCGACGGGTACGGAGTTCTCGTCACCGGCGCCGCCCGCGGCATCGGCGCGGCCATCGCCCGCCGGTTCGCCGCTGAGGGCGCGCGGGCGCTGGTGACGGACGTGGACGAGGAGGAAGCGGAGAGGACGGCGTCCGCGCTGCGGAAGGAGGGGTTGCGGGCGGAGGCGTACAAGTGCGACGTGGGGGACCGCGCCTCCGTGGAGTCGGCCGTGGCCCACGCCGTGGCGGCCTTCGGCTCCCTCGACGTGCTGGTGAACAACGCCTACGGCTGCACCCCCGACGAGCCCCTCTTCGAGGACGAACCCGACGACGTATGGGCCCGCGACCTCGACCTCACCCTGACCGGCGCCTACCGCTGCTGCCGCGCCGCCCTGCCCCACCTGGCGGCCTCCGGCCGCGGCGCGATCGTCAGCATCGGCTCCGTCAACGGCATCCAGAGCTTCGGCAACCACGCCTACAGCGCCGCCAAGGCGGGCCTCGGCTCCCTGACCCGCACCCTCGCCGCACACGCGGCGCCCCGTGGGGTCCGCGTCAACCTGGTCGCCCCCGGCACGGTACGCACCACGGCATGGGCGGGCCGCGAGGCCGACCTCGAAGCGTTCCGCCACGTGTACCCCCTGGGGCGGGTCGGCGAGCCGGACGACATCGCCGCCGCGGTCACCTTCCTCGCCTCCCGCGACGCCTCCTGGATCACAGGCACGACCTTGGTCGTCGACGGAGGGCTCACAGCGGTCAACACGGGCTTCCGCGCGACCGTTCCGGTGGACGACGCGGAGTGA
- a CDS encoding SDR family oxidoreductase, whose protein sequence is MSQPLKDKVALVAGASRGAGRGIAVELGAAGATVYVTGRTTRERRSEYDRPETIEDTADLVTEAGGHGVAVPTDHLEPAQVKALVDRIADEQGRLDVLVNDVWGGEKLFGWDTPVWEHDLDKGLRLLHLAVETHAITSHHALPLLLRNPGGLVVEMTDGTADYNRDHYRNSFFYDLAKSSVLRMAFSLGHELGSRGATALALTPGWLRSEMMLDAFGVREDNWRDALANVPHFAISETPRYVGRAVAALAADPDVARFNGDSLSSGGLAQEYGFTDLDGSRPDAWRYLVEVQDAGKPADTAGYR, encoded by the coding sequence ATGTCACAGCCACTGAAGGACAAGGTCGCCCTCGTCGCCGGAGCGAGCCGGGGCGCGGGTCGCGGGATCGCCGTGGAGCTCGGGGCGGCCGGGGCCACCGTCTACGTGACCGGACGCACCACCCGCGAGCGCCGCTCCGAGTACGACCGGCCGGAGACGATCGAGGACACCGCCGACCTGGTCACCGAGGCGGGCGGCCACGGTGTCGCCGTGCCCACCGACCACCTCGAACCGGCGCAGGTCAAGGCACTGGTGGACCGGATCGCGGACGAACAGGGCCGGCTGGACGTCCTCGTCAACGACGTCTGGGGCGGCGAGAAGCTCTTCGGCTGGGACACCCCGGTGTGGGAGCACGACCTCGACAAGGGCCTGCGACTGCTCCACCTCGCCGTCGAGACGCACGCGATCACCAGCCACCACGCCCTACCGCTGCTGCTGCGCAACCCCGGCGGCCTGGTCGTGGAGATGACCGACGGCACGGCCGACTACAACCGCGACCACTACCGCAACTCCTTCTTCTACGACCTCGCCAAGTCCTCCGTCCTGCGCATGGCCTTCTCCCTCGGCCATGAGCTCGGATCGCGCGGCGCCACCGCCCTCGCGCTCACCCCGGGCTGGCTGCGCTCGGAGATGATGCTCGACGCCTTCGGAGTGCGGGAGGACAACTGGCGCGACGCCCTCGCCAACGTCCCGCACTTCGCGATCTCGGAGACCCCGCGCTACGTCGGCCGAGCCGTCGCCGCGCTCGCCGCCGACCCCGACGTCGCCCGCTTCAACGGCGACTCCCTGTCCAGCGGCGGCCTGGCCCAGGAGTACGGCTTCACCGACCTCGACGGCAGCCGCCCCGACGCCTGGCGCTACCTGGTCGAGGTCCAGGACGCGGGCAAACCGGCGGATACAGCCGGTTACCGCTGA